The uncultured Desulfuromonas sp. genome has a segment encoding these proteins:
- a CDS encoding IS481 family transposase, with protein sequence MPWKEVKPMEQKLLFIADHLRRVANFSTLCKSYGISRRTGYKWLNRYRQLGLDGLQNQSRCPKTNPLKTPYCVREAIIKVRREYKDPPGAKKIKVLLEQEHPDWDIPSKTTIHKILLEAELITPSKSRRRVPVHPQPFAPVDKPNQVWSADFKGQFKTADGKWCYPLTIMDHHSRYLLACRTLSATTTDDTMAIFDQLFRQYGLPERIRTDNGAPFASSGLAGLSHLSKWWIRLGIAPERIMPGKPQQNGRHERMHSTLKKAAITPAAGNAQQQQKAFDHFIDTYNHKRPHESLGQKTPATVYVTSSKNMPEQLPELDYPAHFNICLVNHNGVIYHLKHRVYIACLLKGEKVGLEQTSDTQWNVYFANIKLGHFDMSDITTDRNGYISLNV encoded by the coding sequence ATGCCCTGGAAAGAGGTTAAACCTATGGAACAGAAGCTGCTCTTTATCGCCGATCACCTGCGGCGTGTCGCTAACTTCTCAACGCTCTGCAAATCTTATGGCATCAGTCGCCGCACAGGGTATAAGTGGCTCAATCGTTATCGCCAATTGGGACTTGATGGTCTCCAGAATCAATCGCGCTGCCCTAAAACCAACCCCTTAAAAACGCCCTATTGTGTTCGAGAGGCGATCATCAAGGTCCGTCGCGAGTACAAAGATCCTCCTGGAGCAAAGAAGATCAAGGTGTTGCTTGAACAAGAACACCCTGATTGGGATATCCCATCGAAGACAACCATCCATAAAATCCTCCTGGAGGCTGAACTGATTACGCCCAGCAAGTCTCGTCGGCGCGTTCCTGTTCACCCGCAACCTTTTGCTCCGGTTGATAAACCTAACCAGGTCTGGTCTGCAGACTTCAAAGGGCAGTTCAAGACCGCTGATGGCAAATGGTGTTATCCCCTTACCATCATGGATCATCACAGCCGTTATCTACTGGCCTGTCGTACGTTAAGTGCGACAACAACAGATGATACCATGGCGATCTTTGATCAATTATTTCGGCAATATGGCTTGCCGGAGCGTATTCGCACCGATAATGGTGCGCCGTTTGCCAGTAGTGGGCTTGCCGGATTATCCCACCTATCCAAGTGGTGGATTCGTCTGGGGATCGCCCCGGAACGCATTATGCCAGGGAAGCCGCAACAGAACGGACGTCATGAACGGATGCATTCCACCCTCAAAAAGGCTGCCATCACGCCTGCCGCTGGTAATGCCCAACAACAGCAAAAAGCGTTCGACCACTTTATTGACACCTATAACCATAAACGGCCCCACGAAAGCCTGGGCCAAAAAACTCCAGCGACAGTTTATGTGACGTCATCGAAAAACATGCCGGAGCAGTTGCCTGAGCTGGACTATCCTGCCCATTTCAATATTTGCCTGGTCAATCACAATGGCGTCATTTATCACTTGAAGCACCGGGTTTACATCGCGTGTCTGCTCAAGGGAGAAAAAGTAGGGCTGGAGCAGACCAGTGACACACAATGGAATGTGTACTTTGCAAATATCAAACTTGGTCACTTCGACATGAGTGACATAACAACGGATCGCAACGGCTATATCAGCCTCAATGTGTAA
- a CDS encoding thermonuclease family protein, producing the protein MKKFTGIVVVSTVLFLPVLSLAAAVIIIEKIDPQHTLTVLVDNFHRKQVRLYGIDIPDEDQPYGIAATRRLKRLARQPFQIQTIRQDEQGRTVALLITSTGRSINEQMVAQGYAWVDNKQYREELCSGWLDAQIKAKHEKIGLWSQPNPQPPWQWRKRQH; encoded by the coding sequence TTGAAAAAATTTACCGGAATCGTTGTCGTCAGCACAGTTCTTTTTCTGCCGGTTTTGTCCTTGGCGGCAGCAGTCATCATTATTGAGAAAATTGACCCGCAACACACCCTGACGGTTCTTGTCGATAATTTTCACCGTAAACAGGTGCGCTTATACGGCATTGACATCCCTGATGAAGACCAACCCTATGGCATCGCCGCAACCCGCCGTTTGAAACGACTCGCCCGCCAGCCGTTCCAGATTCAAACCATACGTCAGGATGAACAGGGACGAACCGTTGCCCTGCTCATAACCAGCACAGGACGTTCAATCAACGAACAGATGGTGGCACAAGGCTATGCCTGGGTGGACAACAAACAGTACCGCGAAGAGCTCTGTTCAGGCTGGCTCGATGCACAGATCAAAGCCAAGCACGAAAAGATCGGACTGTGGTCACAACCCAATCCACAGCCTCCCTGGCAATGGCGCAAGAGACAACATTGA
- a CDS encoding C-GCAxxG-C-C family protein: MNRRDALKSLGLVTATGATALAATPLFAGDEKNTENPIPDSPYYGAAQTHNGHAMRTRWPYTELDPDAVAQRAYDNYWAGECMYGVTAALVDTLREKIGGPYHAFPSMASLYGLGGVLGWATVCGALNGSALVATLVAKKPNAVVDEIYAFYSYEKLPNHFPAKRRHGDVEIVRTVANSPLCHASVTNWCKASGYKSFDVERKERCALVDCSVARYLVELLNKDHRGEFVAAYPLPESVQQCRECHGKGSEMENTRGKMECVSCHDDKKQDHY, translated from the coding sequence ATGAACAGAAGGGATGCTTTAAAATCCCTTGGCCTGGTGACGGCTACTGGAGCGACAGCTCTGGCGGCAACGCCACTTTTTGCCGGGGATGAAAAAAACACAGAGAATCCGATTCCGGATTCCCCCTATTATGGTGCCGCACAAACCCACAACGGCCATGCCATGCGCACTCGCTGGCCGTACACGGAGCTGGACCCTGATGCCGTAGCGCAACGGGCTTACGACAACTACTGGGCAGGTGAATGCATGTACGGAGTCACTGCCGCACTGGTGGACACACTGAGGGAAAAAATCGGCGGCCCCTACCATGCCTTTCCCAGCATGGCATCACTGTACGGCCTGGGCGGTGTTCTGGGTTGGGCAACCGTTTGCGGAGCCTTGAATGGCTCTGCGCTCGTGGCAACCCTGGTCGCCAAAAAGCCCAATGCCGTCGTTGATGAGATTTATGCTTTTTACAGCTATGAGAAACTGCCCAACCATTTTCCGGCCAAGCGCCGTCACGGTGATGTAGAAATTGTTCGCACCGTTGCCAATTCACCGCTCTGCCATGCCTCAGTCACCAACTGGTGTAAAGCCTCGGGTTACAAATCCTTCGACGTTGAACGCAAGGAACGTTGTGCGCTGGTGGACTGTTCCGTGGCCCGCTATCTGGTCGAGCTGTTGAACAAAGACCACCGTGGTGAATTTGTCGCCGCTTATCCGCTACCGGAATCCGTCCAGCAGTGTCGCGAATGTCATGGTAAAGGCAGTGAGATGGAAAACACCCGTGGGAAAATGGAATGCGTCTCCTGCCACGACGATAAAAAACAGGACCACTATTAA
- a CDS encoding alkaline phosphatase PhoX: protein MKCKGLFGRTFYRSAMMLPLLAGLALSGCSDSSSKSAVDDGIEMNFSAVSTPVSDADKREILASDSISVDGTSYAIGFNTLLRSGDTFGDETFGLIRNYVGAPVLQEDGSEFISNSTDFTSLLHLGDKIYSVTHFESQPGGMYLSELEQDENGYLTAVSTRSIDFSKWGGLWTPCAGSVTPWNTHLGSEEYEPDARSYELATTKDEIGSYFGSMSNYFDVNFYDNEVSAEDIKAVVNPYAYGYPTEVIVQEDGSHSVIKHYAMARVAIELAYVMPDQKTVYISDDGTNVGLFMFVADTAGDLTAGTLYAAQLNQTSDQNGGSFTLNWINLGHATFDEIKQALDDHVVFSDIFDAIDPNEDNTCASGYTSINTTWGHECLAVREGMDTIASRLEARRYAAIKGATTELRKEEGITFDVDNMSLFVAMSEVGKGMEDNSSYDIGGPNHVRLPANKCGTVYKLAVATDATIGSDYVAQDMVGLVSGIPTSYPEDSDYANNTCDINGLANPDNITFITGQDTLIIGEDTGSGHQNDLIWSYDMSEAALTRIQTTPYGSETTSPYIYPSLNSFGYLISVVQHPYGESDQDQLSDSTDAAAYVGYIGPFPALGAEGPTSVDNSLGRQGMTTVNFLDVPVPTTDSEKRKVWGTPSVSVNGAGTAIGFNTILRSGDTLGGNTFGLLLDSDGNAVTEEDGSVSISNSNDFSSLLDVYGSLFMVSQFESRPAAMYVSELSQDENGFLEAVSTRPIDFSAVRGGWVHCAGSVTPWTTHLGSEEYEPNARFHDAATGIITESDGVTEDTYYSAMGAYYGGDLTQLNPYDYGYPVEVAVTDAAGGTSVTKHYAMGRMALELAYVLPDQKTVYMSDDGTNVGLFMFIADTAGDLSAGTLYAAKFTQTSAVNGGSFNLGWISLGHATNSEIDALLTGENKLTFDDLFSVENPAADGTCSVGFTPVNAGHESPYLECLQLKAGMEAAASRLETRRYAGYLGATTELRKEEGITFNPDTNTLYIGMSEVSNGMEDNHATYDLNGNNDIRLPKNKCGTVYELALGTDGTIGSNYVATTMSGLVSGIPTSYPEDSVYAGNTCNVNGIANPDNVTFMPGYNTLIIGEDTGSGHQNDLIWSYNLTAGELTRIQTTPYGSETTSPYFYPNVGGNGYLMSVIQHPYGESDQDQLSDSSEAAAYTGYVGPFPNMEE from the coding sequence ATGAAATGTAAGGGGTTATTTGGCCGAACATTCTACCGTTCAGCCATGATGCTGCCACTACTGGCCGGACTGGCTCTCAGTGGATGTAGTGACAGCAGTTCAAAATCCGCAGTCGATGACGGCATTGAGATGAATTTCTCGGCCGTTTCCACCCCGGTAAGCGATGCAGACAAACGGGAAATTCTCGCTTCGGACAGCATCTCCGTCGACGGCACCAGCTATGCTATCGGTTTTAACACCCTGCTGCGCAGCGGTGACACATTTGGCGATGAAACGTTCGGTCTGATTCGCAATTATGTGGGCGCGCCAGTTCTACAGGAAGACGGCTCGGAATTCATCTCCAACTCCACCGACTTCACCTCACTGCTGCATCTCGGCGACAAAATCTACAGTGTCACCCATTTTGAAAGTCAGCCGGGCGGCATGTATCTCAGTGAACTGGAGCAGGATGAAAACGGTTATTTGACCGCCGTTAGCACCCGCAGCATCGACTTCTCCAAATGGGGCGGTCTCTGGACCCCTTGCGCCGGCAGCGTCACGCCGTGGAACACCCACCTGGGCTCCGAAGAATACGAACCGGATGCCCGCAGCTACGAGCTGGCTACCACCAAGGATGAGATCGGCTCCTACTTCGGCAGCATGTCAAACTATTTCGACGTCAACTTCTATGACAATGAGGTTTCTGCTGAAGACATCAAGGCCGTGGTCAATCCCTATGCCTACGGTTACCCGACTGAAGTCATCGTTCAGGAAGACGGCAGTCACAGCGTCATCAAACACTATGCCATGGCGCGTGTGGCCATTGAGCTGGCCTATGTCATGCCGGACCAGAAGACCGTGTATATCTCCGATGACGGCACCAATGTCGGCCTGTTCATGTTTGTCGCCGATACCGCCGGTGACCTCACTGCCGGTACCCTTTACGCCGCGCAACTCAATCAGACTTCGGATCAAAACGGTGGTTCCTTCACCCTCAACTGGATCAATCTTGGTCACGCGACCTTTGATGAAATCAAGCAAGCTCTTGATGACCACGTAGTATTCAGCGATATCTTTGATGCCATTGATCCCAACGAAGACAATACCTGTGCCAGCGGCTACACGTCAATCAACACCACCTGGGGCCATGAATGTCTGGCCGTGCGTGAAGGAATGGACACCATCGCCTCACGCCTTGAAGCACGTCGCTATGCCGCTATCAAAGGGGCAACGACAGAGCTGCGCAAAGAAGAAGGAATCACCTTCGACGTCGACAACATGAGCTTGTTTGTAGCCATGAGTGAGGTCGGCAAAGGGATGGAAGACAACTCAAGCTACGATATCGGTGGTCCCAACCATGTACGCCTGCCCGCCAACAAGTGCGGCACCGTCTATAAGCTGGCCGTCGCCACCGATGCGACCATCGGCAGTGACTATGTCGCCCAGGACATGGTCGGTCTGGTCAGCGGTATTCCGACCAGCTACCCGGAAGACAGCGATTACGCCAACAACACCTGCGACATTAATGGCCTGGCGAATCCCGACAACATCACCTTTATCACCGGCCAGGACACCCTCATCATCGGTGAAGACACCGGCAGCGGTCACCAGAATGACTTGATCTGGTCTTATGACATGTCCGAAGCCGCCCTCACCCGCATCCAGACCACACCGTACGGATCGGAAACCACCTCACCCTACATCTACCCGAGCCTCAACAGCTTCGGTTACCTGATCAGCGTTGTTCAGCATCCTTATGGCGAGTCCGATCAGGATCAGCTCAGCGATTCCACTGATGCCGCTGCTTATGTCGGTTACATCGGGCCGTTCCCGGCGTTGGGTGCAGAAGGTCCGACATCGGTCGATAACAGCCTCGGTCGCCAGGGCATGACCACCGTCAACTTCCTCGATGTGCCGGTTCCCACCACGGACAGTGAAAAGCGCAAAGTCTGGGGCACACCGTCCGTTTCAGTCAATGGTGCGGGGACCGCTATCGGTTTCAACACCATTCTGCGTAGCGGCGACACTCTGGGTGGCAACACCTTTGGTCTGCTGCTGGACAGTGACGGCAATGCCGTTACCGAAGAAGACGGCTCCGTCAGTATCTCCAACAGTAACGATTTCTCGTCGCTGCTTGATGTGTACGGTTCATTGTTCATGGTGTCCCAGTTTGAAAGCCGTCCGGCTGCCATGTACGTCAGCGAACTTTCTCAGGATGAAAACGGTTTTCTTGAAGCCGTCTCCACCCGTCCCATCGACTTCTCCGCCGTTCGCGGTGGCTGGGTCCACTGTGCCGGCAGCGTGACCCCGTGGACAACACATCTCGGCTCCGAAGAGTACGAGCCCAATGCCCGCTTCCATGATGCGGCAACCGGGATCATCACCGAATCGGATGGTGTGACGGAAGACACCTATTACAGTGCCATGGGCGCTTATTACGGTGGTGATCTGACGCAACTCAATCCCTATGACTACGGTTACCCGGTTGAAGTGGCCGTCACCGATGCCGCGGGCGGCACCAGCGTGACCAAGCATTACGCCATGGGCCGCATGGCACTGGAACTCGCCTATGTCTTGCCGGATCAGAAGACCGTGTACATGTCGGATGACGGCACCAATGTCGGTCTGTTCATGTTTATCGCCGATACAGCCGGTGATCTGAGCGCCGGGACGTTGTATGCCGCCAAATTCACCCAAACCAGCGCCGTCAACGGCGGTTCGTTCAACCTGGGCTGGATCAGCCTCGGCCACGCCACGAACAGTGAAATTGACGCCCTGCTCACCGGTGAAAACAAACTGACCTTTGACGATCTCTTCAGCGTTGAAAATCCGGCTGCCGACGGCACCTGTTCCGTCGGCTTCACCCCGGTCAACGCCGGTCATGAGTCGCCCTATCTGGAATGTCTGCAGCTCAAGGCGGGCATGGAGGCCGCGGCTTCCCGCCTTGAAACCCGTCGTTACGCCGGTTACCTTGGTGCGACCACGGAGCTGCGCAAAGAGGAAGGGATCACCTTTAATCCCGACACTAATACCCTCTATATCGGCATGAGTGAAGTCAGCAACGGCATGGAAGACAACCATGCCACGTACGACCTCAACGGCAACAACGACATTCGCCTGCCCAAGAACAAATGCGGTACGGTTTATGAACTGGCGCTGGGCACGGACGGCACCATCGGCAGCAACTATGTCGCCACGACCATGAGCGGTCTGGTCAGTGGTATTCCGACCAGCTACCCCGAAGACAGTGTCTATGCCGGTAACACCTGTAATGTCAACGGCATCGCCAACCCGGACAACGTCACCTTTATGCCGGGCTACAACACGCTCATTATCGGTGAAGATACCGGCAGTGGCCACCAGAATGACCTGATCTGGT